The nucleotide window AGGCATCCGCGCGGATGCTGACCGCCATCGACGAACTGCTCGACGTTTTGATCAACCGCACCGGCATCGTCGGACGTTAGGAGCCCATCTCATGATGACCAGAGTCGCAACCTACGGCGGATCACGGTCGACGTTGGCGAACATCCAGCGGTCGTTCGTCCGCCTCGACCGCGCCCAGGAACAGGTCGTGACCGGCAAACGTGTTAACCGGGTGTCGGACAACCCGACCGACGGGGTGTCGTCGGTGATCAATCGAACCCTGTTGAAGCGCCTCGAGCAATACGAGCGCAACGCAACCGAAGCCGACGCCTGGCTGCTCGCCAACGATTCGGCCCTCGCCGACAGTGCGACCAGCCTGATCTCGGCTCGCAGCCGACTCGTGCAGGTCGGTGGTGCGCCGGACGCCGTCGCTCGAAAGGCCATCGCCGACGAACTCCGTGCGACGGCGGAGACGATGATCGGAACGGCGAATGCGACCAAGGCCGGCCGCCAGATCTTCTCGGGAACTGCGGATGTCGCGACCGCGTACGCCCTCGATGGCTCATATCTCGGCAACGCGACGCCGGTCACGATTCCGGTGTTCGATTCGATCGCCATCCGGGTCGACCGCACGGGTCCGGAGGTGTTTGGGGTCTACGACGCCGGCGACCCCTCGGCGGGCAACATCTTCCAACAGCTTCGGTGGATGGCCGATGAGATCGAGGCGGGCAACGTGGCGGTGGCGGCCTCCGGGCTCGGCACGATCGACCACGCGCTCGAACGCCTCGCGACCGCTCAGGTGGAGCTCGGAACACGCCACGCGCAACTCGAATCCATTCAGGCGAACATCGCCGGATCGAAGGTTTCGACCACGGCTGCGATCTCCAAGAACGAGGACGTCGATGCCGCCGAGGCGATCATGAACTGGCGCACACGCCAAAGCGCTTATGAGTCGGCGTTGAAGGTCTCCGCTCAGACGATGCAACAGAGCCTGCTCGACTTCATTCGCTAGGCGACTGCTCATCTCTGCGGCGGCGCCGCCGATAGTGAGGTGATGTCCGAGACGGTCGACTGCGCATCGTCGGCGAGGCCGCCGTGCGGTTGAGCCTCGACCCTCAGTTCTTCCTCGCGTTCATGTACGCCATGATCCGCTGCAGCGCGTGGTTGTTTCTCGCACCGCCGTTGCGCGGCAACGCCCCGGTCATGGTCCGGTCGGGGCTCGCGATGTCGCTCGGGCTGGTGATGGCGCCACGGCTCCTCAACGGCCCAGAGCCACTCGAGACCGATCTCGGTTCGATCCTGGCCGGGACGCTGCACAACGCCGTGATCGGCCTGGTGCTGGCGTTCGTCGTGTTCATGTTGTTCAGCGCCGTCTCCGCGGCGGGATCGATGATCGATACCTTCTCGACCCTGAGCTCCGCCCAGCTGTTCGACCCGATGCAGGCCGCGGCCGCCGGCCCGGTCAGTCGGCTCTACCAGATCCTCGGCACCGCGATGCTGTTCGCGACCAACGGCCACCTCA belongs to Microthrixaceae bacterium and includes:
- a CDS encoding flagellar biosynthetic protein FliR: MRLSLDPQFFLAFMYAMIRCSAWLFLAPPLRGNAPVMVRSGLAMSLGLVMAPRLLNGPEPLETDLGSILAGTLHNAVIGLVLAFVVFMLFSAVSAAGSMIDTFSTLSSAQLFDPMQAAAAGPVSRLYQILGTAMLFATNGHLILFEGLARTFDLSPVDGLSFERIGAVVTSDLQTFLLAAMQIAAPILIALFLTEILLGLASRAAPKLNIMAIGFGVKTLVTFMLLGAALPLVAYFTGQLLQKSLGSMSAIVGGG